Proteins encoded together in one Penicillium digitatum chromosome 1, complete sequence window:
- a CDS encoding ABSCISIC ACID-INSENSITIVE 5-like protein 5 — MDSAKDQKHVERLARVRENQRKSRARKQEFVNELEQRLALCKKQAQQKDIEYRLATQKVEAENRHLKALLGSLGVPSASVQQYLHEADTWANTNRKVAIPAIQQVKRDNHLPLLRRDSHRTNLSMAVPRVYRAEPEITELPTAVDSACASTVVQPTDQPPHQTPQEEDPALCGCRSDRQNPETVSDEDVLNSTLCAIAEEMINQYNTKGIDVDEIRRRIWSGFRAGANGTGCRVQNHILFQVLDDISSDV, encoded by the exons ATGGACTCAGCGAAAGACCAGAAG CATGTGGAGCGACTCGCACGGGTACGTGAGAATCAACGGAAGAGTCGAGCTCGGAAGCAGGAGTTTGTGAATGAGTTAGAGCAACGCCTAGCGTTGTGTAAAAAACAAGCCCAGCAAAAAGACATTGAGTACCGACTGGCAACGCAAAAAGTCGAAGCTGAAAATCGGCATCTGAAAGCTCTTCTGGGATCACTGGGAGTTCCGAGTGCTTCTGTACAGCAGTATCTACACGAAGCGGATACGTGGGCGAACACCAACCGGAAGGTTGCTATCCCTGCTATTCAGCAAGTGAAGAGAGATAATCATCTGCCTCTATTACGTCGAGATAGTCACCGAACAAATTTGTCAATGGCAGTACCTCGCGTCTACAGAGCGGAACCAGAGATTACTGAACTGCCAACAGCGGTTGATAGTGCATGTGCCTCGACAGTGGTGCAACCGACAGACCAACCACCACATCAAACCccgcaagaagaagatccggCTTTGTGTGGATGCCGGTCCGATAGACAGAATCCGGAAACGGTTTCCGATGAAGATGTGCTCAACTCGACGCTGTGTGCCATTGCGGAAGAAATGATCAATCAATACAACACCAAAGGAATTGATGTTGATGAGATTCGGCGAAGAATTTGGTCTGGGTTCCGAGCAGGTGCAAATGGTACAGGCTGCAGAGTTCAAAATCACATTCTGTTCCAAGTTCTAGACGACATCAGCAGTGATGTTTGA